The following are from one region of the Desulfonatronum thioautotrophicum genome:
- a CDS encoding tetratricopeptide repeat protein, with product MSIGRFILTICILLLSLLFIGSALANGAYPKPEKFLEHDDPAGYAQAAMDFLAENPDSAFAPRVAFDLLMVATVFHNTQYADMMTKLMVLDYAQSLQARYFRSTFPDADSYRALLARALDEFAREPNADFPAQYAHGLGFALDDFGDQLLTDADFLLKSAYVLGAAGEAEAKQDFLARLAPMVSKDDELGSIMALAAGAQKNIVETTRELHAISGNNTALFLRDLFLFLMTETERETPAMRQVAAEAYIEAKRFRDALPILERQALEEHGEKIVFQRAWSHAALGEREKALSLLRQLDDHYPDSPWRVPGSQLTDALEQYDVRLEAFTEALLTLTATATDLDAFEGRLFFTPEGSAVPMSLYLALSMENNFLEAQLRREDALKYAYKTSPEGSMLFVKGDNVMHRFLEPGPAPSFKLDLQRDMHGRFQLDLSASLVDDLQDIALSNRTFLESPYLTTREGAMELMQYTMQSGYFLGEIIKTDEQPVQTRLTLVMLDARDPGATASGSIILNDIGQLVGLEMKNIVVRDVQYGESSAVTFSPPEWPLLDVVESREFNIGYFFNILGNLAQLFMEQED from the coding sequence ATGAGCATCGGTCGATTCATCCTCACCATCTGCATCCTCTTGCTGTCACTGCTGTTTATCGGCAGCGCCCTTGCAAATGGCGCGTATCCCAAACCGGAAAAATTCCTCGAACACGACGATCCCGCGGGCTATGCCCAGGCTGCCATGGATTTCTTGGCTGAAAACCCTGACTCCGCTTTCGCACCGCGTGTCGCGTTTGATCTGCTCATGGTCGCAACCGTTTTTCATAACACGCAGTATGCAGACATGATGACAAAATTAATGGTCCTGGATTATGCGCAAAGTCTGCAGGCGCGGTATTTTCGCAGCACGTTCCCCGATGCCGACAGCTACCGTGCCCTGCTTGCCAGGGCGCTTGACGAATTCGCCAGAGAGCCGAACGCAGATTTCCCGGCCCAGTATGCCCATGGGCTTGGCTTTGCTTTGGACGATTTTGGCGATCAGCTGCTCACCGACGCCGATTTTCTGCTGAAATCCGCATACGTGCTTGGGGCGGCGGGTGAGGCCGAGGCCAAGCAGGATTTCCTGGCACGGCTGGCACCGATGGTCTCCAAGGACGACGAACTGGGATCAATCATGGCGCTTGCCGCAGGCGCCCAAAAAAACATCGTGGAAACGACACGAGAACTGCATGCGATATCCGGAAACAATACGGCCCTCTTTCTGCGCGACCTGTTTCTCTTCCTGATGACGGAAACCGAACGGGAAACACCAGCGATGCGGCAGGTGGCCGCCGAGGCCTACATCGAGGCGAAGAGATTCCGGGACGCACTCCCCATACTTGAACGCCAAGCCCTCGAAGAGCATGGCGAAAAGATCGTCTTCCAGCGGGCATGGTCCCATGCCGCCCTTGGTGAACGCGAGAAGGCTCTCAGCCTCCTCAGACAGCTTGATGACCACTACCCGGACAGCCCATGGCGTGTTCCAGGAAGCCAGCTGACCGATGCCCTGGAGCAGTATGACGTTCGGCTGGAGGCATTCACCGAAGCCCTGCTTACGTTGACCGCAACCGCCACGGACCTGGATGCATTCGAAGGAAGGCTGTTCTTCACGCCTGAAGGCTCAGCCGTTCCGATGTCGCTGTATCTGGCTCTGAGCATGGAAAACAATTTTCTTGAAGCGCAACTGCGGCGAGAAGATGCATTGAAGTACGCCTACAAAACCTCTCCGGAGGGCTCGATGCTCTTCGTCAAAGGGGACAACGTGATGCACCGTTTCCTTGAGCCCGGTCCGGCGCCTTCATTCAAGCTCGATCTGCAGCGTGACATGCACGGCCGTTTCCAACTGGACCTTTCGGCAAGTCTCGTCGACGACCTTCAGGACATCGCTCTCAGCAACCGCACTTTCCTTGAATCGCCCTATCTCACGACTCGTGAGGGAGCCATGGAGTTGATGCAGTACACGATGCAATCCGGATATTTTCTCGGTGAGATCATCAAAACAGACGAGCAGCCCGTCCAGACACGTTTAACGCTGGTGATGCTCGATGCCCGCGACCCGGGAGCCACGGCCTCGGGTTCCATCATTCTCAATGACATCGGACAGCTTGTCGGTTTGGAAATGAAGAATATCGTGGTGCGCGATGTGCAATACG
- a CDS encoding response regulator, translating to MGKHILFVDDEPQILQGLRRMLRNQGRDWELHFAPGGMEALDLMATTPMDVVVSDMRMPGMDGIQLLTRVKERFPQTARVALSGHMDEQMIMGSTKVVHQYLSKPCTPENLVAVLRRLLSLRRYLAEDALTCLSTGLEKIPSLPKLYLAIQEELQSPRCSLKKIGEIISTDVGMSAKILQLVNSSFFGMFTKVNSPSQAVNLLGTETLKALVLHIQIFSQYQPKKCPHFSLARLSRHSLMTATLAKRICVTESVSREIQDEAFLAGILHDVGKLIFAVNFPEVYDEMLEMVGTRNMSLGAVEREVLGAGHAQLGAYLLGLWGMAEPVVEAIAFHHEPARSTTTHFTPLTALHGANALIIGIQPEGPAGKAEGPDRDYLESCGLGDCIPIWEDMAKELFGMTGNDVKTSENT from the coding sequence ATGGGGAAGCATATCTTGTTCGTGGATGATGAGCCTCAGATTCTGCAAGGGTTGCGACGGATGTTGCGCAACCAGGGCAGGGATTGGGAGCTCCATTTCGCTCCCGGCGGGATGGAAGCTTTGGATCTGATGGCCACGACCCCCATGGACGTGGTGGTTTCGGACATGCGCATGCCGGGCATGGACGGAATCCAATTGCTGACCAGGGTCAAGGAGCGCTTTCCCCAAACAGCCAGAGTGGCCTTGTCCGGCCATATGGATGAGCAGATGATCATGGGCTCCACTAAAGTGGTGCACCAGTACTTGAGCAAGCCGTGCACTCCGGAGAATTTGGTGGCGGTATTGCGTCGCCTGCTGTCGTTGCGCCGCTATCTGGCCGAGGACGCCTTGACTTGCTTGTCTACAGGTCTGGAAAAGATTCCCAGCCTGCCCAAGCTGTACCTGGCCATTCAGGAAGAGCTGCAGTCCCCACGCTGTTCCCTCAAAAAAATTGGCGAAATCATTTCCACGGATGTGGGCATGTCCGCCAAGATCCTGCAACTGGTCAACTCTTCTTTTTTCGGGATGTTCACCAAGGTGAACAGTCCCTCCCAGGCCGTAAACCTCCTGGGTACGGAGACGTTAAAGGCCCTTGTCCTGCACATCCAGATTTTTTCCCAGTATCAGCCGAAAAAATGTCCGCACTTTTCCCTGGCCCGGCTCTCACGGCACAGCCTGATGACCGCAACCCTGGCCAAACGAATCTGCGTCACGGAGAGTGTCTCACGGGAGATTCAGGATGAAGCTTTCCTGGCAGGGATACTCCATGACGTGGGCAAGCTGATTTTTGCCGTAAATTTTCCTGAGGTGTATGACGAGATGCTGGAGATGGTCGGCACACGCAATATGTCCCTGGGTGCCGTGGAGAGAGAAGTGCTCGGGGCCGGCCATGCCCAGCTCGGGGCGTACTTGCTGGGTTTATGGGGAATGGCCGAGCCCGTTGTGGAGGCCATCGCCTTTCACCATGAACCGGCACGGAGTACAACGACCCATTTCACGCCGTTGACTGCCCTGCATGGCGCCAACGCGCTTATCATCGGCATCCAGCCTGAAGGCCCCGCGGGCAAAGCTGAGGGCCCTGACCGGGATTATCTTGAATCATGCGGCCTTGGTGATTGCATCCCCATTTGGGAAGACATGGCCAAGGAGCTTTTCGGGATGACCGGCAACGATGTGAAAACGTCTGAAAATACTTAG
- a CDS encoding ATP-binding protein, translating into MNRSRRILVVDDSPLQLCMYTEILASVGYEVTQASGGIQALQLIDAIRPQLVLLDVVLPDINGIDVCKRIKSDRVLNATSIILFSAAQVDSDSQAIGIECGADDYLIKPIDARELLARVAALFRLRQMEHDIRQSHMELHQVLSSIMSILIVIDRNGLVQRWNSVAAKTLGVSFDQAYHQSFEGLALPWDHTRVAQAVRESRESMTGIVMEDLRFQRQNAQDGYLKLSIAPLLTTSAETMGGLILLGEDVTERRLLEGQLIQAQKLESIGQLAAGVAHEINTPIQFLSDNMRFLQEGFEELNGLVSTSRELVRNASNNHFSTQEVGKLADRYAAADLDYLLQEIPQAIAQSLEGLERVTHIVRSMKSFAHPGEQCMVLADINAALTDTVTVSRNEWKYVAEMHMDLDPDLPLVMCLVSELNQAFLNIITNAAQAVAEAYGEHSLEQGVITISSRKDGEWIEIRITDNGTGIPENIRPRLFDPFFTTKEVGKGTGQGLVIVHNAIVTRHGGSIAVESTVGQGTTFVLRLPVNGATEETFVENLD; encoded by the coding sequence ATGAACAGATCACGACGTATTCTGGTTGTGGATGATTCGCCTCTGCAACTGTGCATGTATACGGAAATTCTCGCTTCCGTCGGCTACGAGGTGACGCAGGCATCCGGCGGGATTCAGGCCCTGCAACTGATTGATGCCATCCGCCCGCAACTGGTGTTGCTGGACGTGGTGTTGCCGGACATCAACGGCATTGACGTGTGCAAACGGATCAAAAGTGATCGCGTCCTGAATGCCACGTCGATCATTTTGTTTTCCGCCGCTCAGGTGGATTCCGACAGCCAGGCCATCGGGATAGAGTGCGGAGCGGATGACTACTTGATCAAGCCGATTGATGCCAGGGAGTTGCTGGCCCGTGTTGCGGCCTTGTTTCGGTTGCGTCAGATGGAGCACGACATCCGGCAGTCCCATATGGAACTGCATCAGGTTCTCTCCTCCATTATGTCCATCCTGATCGTCATCGACCGCAACGGTCTGGTGCAGCGCTGGAACTCCGTTGCGGCAAAGACTCTCGGCGTCAGCTTCGATCAGGCATATCACCAATCCTTTGAGGGCCTGGCCCTGCCTTGGGATCATACCCGAGTGGCCCAGGCCGTTCGGGAGTCTCGCGAATCCATGACCGGGATCGTGATGGAGGACCTGCGCTTTCAACGCCAAAATGCCCAGGATGGGTATTTGAAGTTGAGCATCGCCCCATTGCTGACCACTTCCGCGGAAACCATGGGCGGGCTGATTCTTTTGGGCGAGGACGTGACCGAGCGTCGTCTTTTGGAAGGTCAGCTGATTCAGGCCCAAAAGCTGGAATCCATCGGTCAACTGGCCGCCGGCGTGGCCCATGAAATCAATACGCCCATCCAGTTTCTCAGCGACAACATGCGTTTCCTGCAGGAAGGGTTTGAAGAGTTGAACGGACTGGTTTCCACGAGTCGGGAACTGGTCCGCAATGCGTCGAACAATCATTTTTCAACCCAGGAGGTCGGCAAACTGGCAGATCGATATGCTGCTGCTGACCTTGACTACCTGTTGCAGGAAATTCCTCAGGCCATTGCGCAATCCCTTGAAGGCCTGGAACGGGTGACCCATATCGTCCGTTCCATGAAATCCTTTGCCCATCCCGGCGAGCAATGCATGGTCCTGGCCGATATCAATGCAGCCTTGACCGACACCGTCACCGTTTCCCGGAACGAGTGGAAGTATGTGGCTGAAATGCATATGGATCTGGACCCGGATCTCCCGCTGGTCATGTGTTTGGTCAGCGAATTGAACCAGGCTTTTCTGAATATCATAACCAATGCTGCCCAGGCTGTTGCCGAGGCTTATGGCGAACATTCCCTGGAGCAAGGTGTCATCACCATCTCCAGCAGGAAGGATGGGGAGTGGATTGAGATCCGGATCACGGACAACGGCACTGGAATACCGGAAAACATTCGACCACGACTTTTTGACCCGTTCTTTACCACCAAAGAGGTGGGCAAGGGCACGGGGCAGGGGCTGGTGATCGTGCACAATGCCATTGTCACTCGCCATGGCGGCAGCATTGCCGTGGAGTCCACAGTTGGGCAGGGCACGACGTTTGTTTTGCGGCTACCGGTCAATGGGGCGACCGAGGAGACTTTTGTGGAGAATCTGGACTGA
- a CDS encoding HD domain-containing phosphohydrolase, whose protein sequence is MSDMCSMQEKILFVDDDQNILDAFRRNFRKDYALETATSVREAAKIIAQKGPFAVVVSDMRMPKVDGVQFLTRLKEICPDTVRIMLTGYADMQSSIAAVNEGSVFRFLTKPCTAQNMKRVLEDALRQYRLVVAEKQLLEQTLSGSIKVLTELLAMVNPDAFGRANRIHRLVRQIALHLGVTKTWEMENAALLSQIGCMLLPSAAMQQIIQGESLDGEPRKIYDIHPVIAADLLSHIPRLDTVREFILYQEKRFDGEGTPLDGKSGADIPLGGRILKILVDFDQLEHAGKNTEQALHILRAREGWYDPRILDVLEKVLSQKTGYRLLEMHVHQLRTGMVLAGDVQSQSGMLLVAQGQEVTPVLITRLRTYAEISGVQEPIRVLVPPVEQDDCRVHGSGMV, encoded by the coding sequence ATGAGCGATATGTGTAGCATGCAGGAGAAAATCCTGTTCGTGGATGACGACCAGAACATCCTGGATGCTTTCCGTCGGAATTTCCGCAAGGATTATGCTCTGGAAACCGCCACCAGCGTCCGGGAAGCGGCAAAAATCATCGCCCAAAAGGGTCCCTTTGCCGTGGTGGTTTCGGACATGCGTATGCCCAAAGTGGACGGAGTGCAGTTTTTGACCCGGCTCAAGGAGATCTGTCCGGATACGGTGCGGATCATGCTCACCGGTTACGCGGACATGCAGTCTTCCATCGCCGCGGTGAATGAAGGCAGCGTGTTCCGCTTTTTGACCAAGCCGTGCACGGCCCAGAACATGAAACGTGTTCTGGAAGACGCTCTGCGCCAATATCGGCTGGTGGTTGCGGAAAAACAACTTTTGGAGCAGACGCTGAGCGGCAGTATCAAGGTGCTCACTGAACTGTTGGCCATGGTCAATCCGGATGCCTTTGGCCGAGCCAATCGCATCCATCGCCTGGTGCGCCAGATTGCCTTGCATCTAGGTGTGACCAAGACCTGGGAAATGGAGAACGCGGCCTTGCTTTCTCAGATCGGCTGTATGCTGCTGCCTTCGGCGGCCATGCAGCAGATCATTCAAGGCGAGTCCCTGGATGGAGAACCACGGAAAATCTATGACATTCACCCGGTGATTGCCGCGGATCTCCTGAGCCATATTCCCCGGCTGGATACGGTTCGGGAATTCATTCTTTACCAGGAAAAACGCTTTGACGGCGAAGGGACGCCTCTTGACGGAAAGTCCGGGGCGGACATTCCGCTTGGCGGACGAATCCTGAAAATCCTGGTCGATTTCGATCAACTGGAACATGCCGGGAAGAACACGGAGCAGGCTTTGCACATCCTGCGTGCCAGAGAGGGCTGGTATGATCCACGGATCCTGGATGTGCTGGAGAAGGTACTCAGCCAAAAAACCGGTTATCGTCTGCTGGAGATGCACGTGCATCAACTCCGGACCGGAATGGTACTCGCCGGGGATGTCCAGAGCCAAAGCGGCATGTTGCTTGTGGCTCAAGGCCAGGAAGTCACGCCGGTGCTGATTACCCGGTTGCGCACGTATGCCGAGATCAGTGGCGTTCAGGAACCGATCAGGGTGCTGGTCCCCCCGGTGGAACAAGACGATTGCAGGGTTCACGGCAGCGGGATGGTCTGA
- a CDS encoding sensor histidine kinase encodes MASMSDDIRRQILLEIALSISGALVLRSLLGKCLPLFLRKLNCTAAAVVHLENSQPVTSMALPLALPQHPDWPEVVQKLSTDLETDSDRMISEYQGRRGPWFGFRLPGFGLLVLARQELFDALFLKDFLPLTDMLARACLACLEAEQRRRVEAQLKRHQEQLELLVQERTRDLQASLEQLKATQTQLLHAEKLASIGQLAAGIAHEINTPAQFVGDNAQFLRQANTDLARVLSAYHELLDAVDSKQMDADLPARVRRIRHEADVDFLMQEAPLAIAQILDGVERISKIVSSMREFAHPGSSEKKPADINKALENTVIVARNEWKYVADMEMDLDPDLPAVSCLPNEINQVFLNVLVNAGQAVRAKVRRENTQKGLIRISTRRIGECAEIRISDTGSGIPEGIRDRIFDPFFTTKEVGQGTGQGLAIAYNVVVDKHQGEIFFESRGGEGTTFVIRLPIGA; translated from the coding sequence ATGGCCAGCATGTCTGACGACATCCGCCGCCAGATTCTTCTGGAAATCGCCCTGTCCATCAGCGGGGCATTGGTGTTGCGCTCCCTGCTGGGCAAGTGCCTCCCCTTGTTTTTGCGGAAGCTGAATTGCACCGCTGCCGCGGTGGTGCATCTGGAAAATTCGCAACCGGTCACCTCCATGGCCTTGCCGCTGGCATTGCCGCAACATCCGGACTGGCCGGAAGTCGTTCAAAAGCTCAGCACGGACCTGGAAACAGATTCAGACCGGATGATTTCCGAATATCAGGGTCGGCGCGGTCCCTGGTTTGGTTTCCGTCTTCCGGGATTTGGCTTGTTGGTTTTGGCCCGCCAGGAGCTCTTTGACGCACTGTTTCTGAAGGACTTCCTTCCACTGACCGACATGCTGGCCCGGGCCTGTCTGGCCTGCCTGGAGGCGGAGCAGCGACGCCGGGTGGAAGCACAGCTCAAACGACACCAAGAGCAGCTGGAGCTGCTGGTTCAGGAGCGAACCCGCGATCTCCAGGCAAGTCTGGAGCAACTCAAGGCCACGCAGACCCAACTCCTGCATGCTGAAAAACTGGCCTCCATTGGTCAACTGGCTGCGGGGATCGCCCACGAAATCAATACTCCGGCGCAGTTTGTCGGGGACAACGCCCAGTTTTTGCGTCAAGCAAACACGGACTTGGCTCGCGTTCTCTCCGCATACCACGAATTGCTGGACGCGGTTGACAGCAAGCAGATGGATGCGGATTTGCCGGCCCGGGTGAGACGGATACGCCATGAGGCTGACGTTGACTTCCTGATGCAGGAAGCCCCTTTAGCCATTGCCCAAATTTTGGATGGAGTAGAGCGGATCAGCAAGATCGTCAGTTCGATGCGTGAATTCGCGCATCCCGGAAGCTCGGAAAAGAAACCGGCGGATATAAACAAGGCCTTAGAGAATACGGTGATCGTTGCTCGAAACGAGTGGAAGTACGTGGCTGACATGGAAATGGATCTTGATCCGGATTTGCCCGCGGTGTCTTGTCTGCCCAACGAGATCAACCAGGTTTTTCTGAATGTCCTGGTCAACGCCGGCCAAGCTGTCCGGGCCAAGGTTCGCAGGGAGAATACCCAAAAAGGATTGATCAGGATCAGTACCCGGAGGATTGGTGAATGCGCGGAGATCCGGATCAGCGACACCGGAAGCGGCATCCCTGAAGGAATCAGGGATAGAATTTTTGATCCCTTTTTTACCACCAAGGAGGTGGGCCAAGGCACCGGACAGGGGCTGGCCATTGCCTACAATGTGGTGGTGGACAAACATCAGGGAGAGATTTTTTTTGAGAGTCGGGGCGGGGAGGGAACAACCTTTGTCATCCGTCTGCCCATCGGAGCGTAA
- a CDS encoding nitroreductase family protein — MDVFEAMHTRRSIRKFDPDKQVDGAGLKKILAAAMVAPSAGNAQPWHFVIVTDLGLKDELSRVHPYVGMLRQAPVGIVVCAELALEKYPGYWVQDLAAAIQNLLLAARGLGLGTVWTGVCPIQERMDAVRRILSLPAGVEPHAIIPLGWPAQEFVHKDRFREDRVHTNGW, encoded by the coding sequence ATGGACGTGTTTGAAGCAATGCATACTCGACGCAGCATACGTAAATTCGATCCGGATAAGCAGGTGGATGGGGCGGGTTTAAAAAAAATTCTCGCCGCGGCCATGGTCGCGCCCAGTGCGGGGAATGCCCAGCCTTGGCACTTTGTGATCGTCACGGACCTGGGCTTGAAGGACGAGTTGTCCCGGGTACACCCATATGTGGGCATGCTTCGCCAGGCTCCCGTGGGGATAGTGGTCTGCGCGGAACTGGCCTTGGAGAAATACCCAGGCTACTGGGTTCAGGATCTGGCCGCGGCGATCCAGAACCTGCTCCTGGCCGCGAGAGGTCTTGGACTGGGGACGGTCTGGACCGGGGTTTGTCCGATCCAGGAGCGGATGGATGCGGTTCGCCGGATTCTCAGCCTGCCTGCCGGAGTGGAACCCCACGCCATCATCCCTTTGGGCTGGCCTGCCCAGGAGTTTGTCCATAAAGACCGTTTCAGGGAAGACAGGGTGCACACAAACGGATGGTGA
- a CDS encoding LeuA family protein: MLLDSTLREGAQMYGVYFTDTMRREILAGLIRCGVEEVEIGWAGQDGLQGLLQHARRIDPEGRCALTVWSPLRRLDLEALAAIGVLRLQFGVPVSDAHLENRLGLDRKGLLRRLRTILQQAMDLKIPFIGVGLEDVSRADTDFALQVTREVEQSGGQRIRLSDTVGLLTPLETARLVQRFVGQTNLPVGFHGHNDFGMGTANAVTALSSGAQSVDVSVLGIGERSGIAALEEVAAHLNIRQGARYNLSECVSLARMVAGAAGVPVARNKALVGDDIFACETGLHLQGIAKVPALFEAFAPEQVAGTRKLSLGGKSGKAAVHLAADRQGISLSGQRLEILTRRVRELAQSLARPLRDEEFQVLADTTAKRYAVHLDRK; this comes from the coding sequence ATGCTCTTAGACAGTACACTACGGGAAGGGGCCCAGATGTACGGGGTCTATTTCACGGACACCATGCGCCGGGAGATTCTGGCGGGATTGATCCGCTGCGGCGTGGAAGAGGTGGAAATCGGCTGGGCTGGGCAGGACGGACTGCAGGGGTTGCTGCAGCACGCCCGACGAATCGACCCCGAGGGACGATGTGCCCTCACCGTCTGGTCACCACTGCGCCGACTGGACCTGGAAGCCCTGGCTGCCATTGGCGTTTTGCGGCTGCAATTCGGGGTCCCGGTTTCGGATGCCCACCTGGAAAACCGTCTGGGACTGGACCGGAAAGGCCTGCTGCGACGATTGCGGACAATCCTCCAGCAGGCCATGGACCTGAAAATCCCCTTTATTGGAGTAGGCCTGGAGGATGTTTCCCGAGCGGATACGGATTTTGCACTGCAGGTAACCCGAGAAGTGGAGCAGTCAGGGGGACAGCGGATTCGCCTGTCGGACACGGTGGGCCTGCTGACGCCGCTGGAAACCGCACGACTGGTGCAGCGATTCGTGGGCCAAACCAACCTGCCGGTGGGATTTCACGGCCATAATGATTTCGGTATGGGCACGGCCAATGCAGTCACGGCCCTGTCTTCCGGAGCGCAGAGCGTGGACGTTTCCGTCCTGGGCATCGGAGAGCGCTCCGGCATCGCCGCCCTGGAAGAAGTGGCCGCGCACCTGAATATCCGGCAAGGAGCCAGGTATAATTTGTCGGAATGCGTCAGCCTGGCCCGTATGGTTGCCGGGGCTGCCGGGGTTCCCGTGGCCCGCAACAAGGCCTTGGTGGGCGACGACATTTTTGCCTGTGAAACCGGACTACATCTTCAGGGGATAGCCAAGGTCCCGGCCTTGTTCGAGGCCTTTGCCCCGGAGCAGGTTGCCGGAACCCGAAAGCTCAGCCTGGGAGGCAAGTCCGGAAAAGCCGCGGTGCATCTGGCCGCGGATCGCCAGGGTATCAGCTTGTCTGGGCAACGGCTGGAAATCCTGACCCGCCGCGTCCGTGAACTCGCGCAATCCCTGGCTCGCCCGCTGCGTGATGAGGAGTTCCAGGTGTTGGCCGATACAACGGCCAAGCGCTACGCTGTCCACCTGGACAGGAAATGA
- the nifH gene encoding nitrogenase iron protein has product MRKVAIYGKGGIGKSTTTQNTVAALGEMGRKVMIVGCDPKADSTRLLLHGLHQRTVLDTLREEGEDVELDDVLLSGYAGTVCTESGGPEPGVGCAGRGIITSINLLEQLGAYKEDKNLDYVFYDVLGDVVCGGFAMPIREGKAQEIYIVVSGEMMAMYAANNICKGIVKFSEAGGVRLGGLICNSRKVDNEEAMILELAKQLGTQMIHFVPRDNMVQRAEINRKTVIDYDPTHAQADEYRALAKKIDGNDMFVVPKPLEIESLEKLLIDFGIAN; this is encoded by the coding sequence ATGCGCAAGGTGGCAATTTATGGAAAAGGCGGGATCGGAAAGTCTACGACGACACAGAATACGGTTGCCGCTCTTGGCGAAATGGGCCGCAAAGTGATGATCGTCGGTTGTGATCCCAAGGCGGATTCCACCCGACTGCTGCTGCACGGCCTGCATCAGCGAACGGTCCTGGATACCCTGCGTGAAGAAGGTGAGGACGTTGAACTGGATGACGTGCTTTTGAGCGGTTACGCCGGCACGGTCTGCACCGAGTCCGGTGGTCCGGAGCCGGGCGTGGGATGCGCCGGCCGGGGGATCATCACCAGCATCAACCTGCTTGAGCAGCTCGGGGCCTACAAGGAAGACAAGAACCTGGACTACGTCTTTTACGACGTCCTCGGCGACGTGGTTTGCGGTGGGTTTGCCATGCCCATCCGTGAAGGCAAGGCCCAGGAAATTTATATCGTTGTTTCCGGCGAAATGATGGCCATGTACGCGGCCAACAACATTTGCAAGGGGATCGTGAAGTTTTCCGAGGCCGGCGGCGTGCGCCTGGGCGGACTGATCTGCAACAGCCGCAAGGTGGATAACGAAGAGGCGATGATCCTGGAACTGGCCAAGCAGCTGGGCACCCAGATGATCCACTTTGTCCCTCGGGACAACATGGTCCAGCGGGCGGAAATCAACCGCAAGACGGTCATTGATTATGATCCCACGCATGCCCAGGCTGACGAGTACCGGGCCTTGGCCAAAAAGATCGACGGCAATGACATGTTCGTGGTGCCCAAGCCTCTGGAAATCGAAAGTCTGGAAAAACTGCTGATCGATTTCGGTATTGCCAACTAG
- a CDS encoding P-II family nitrogen regulator gives MLIMVRAIVRPEKVDDVLKLLMDAGYPAVTKFSVAGRGKQRGIKIGEITYDEIPKVLLMSVVGEKDKDFVVKTIMEGARTGEKGAFGDGKIFISPVEEMYTISSGVKETEGADLKGVGV, from the coding sequence ATGTTGATTATGGTCCGAGCCATTGTGCGGCCTGAAAAGGTTGATGACGTTTTGAAGCTGTTGATGGATGCCGGATACCCGGCGGTTACCAAATTTTCCGTGGCTGGTCGCGGCAAGCAGCGCGGCATCAAGATCGGGGAGATCACGTACGACGAAATTCCCAAGGTTCTGTTGATGAGCGTGGTTGGTGAAAAGGACAAGGACTTCGTGGTCAAAACGATCATGGAAGGAGCCCGTACCGGCGAGAAGGGCGCTTTTGGCGATGGAAAAATCTTCATCAGCCCTGTTGAGGAAATGTACACCATCAGCTCCGGGGTCAAGGAGACGGAAGGGGCGGACCTGAAGGGGGTCGGCGTATGA
- a CDS encoding P-II family nitrogen regulator produces MKEITAVIRMNMVNKTKEALAEAGIPAFFALEAQGRGKGLINSALLKGAEKGYEEASELLGEKGRLYPKRVFSVIVADDQVEDVVETIIDVNKTGKPGDGKIFVCPVFDSVRVRTGEKGNKSID; encoded by the coding sequence ATGAAAGAGATCACCGCCGTTATCCGGATGAACATGGTCAACAAGACCAAAGAGGCACTGGCCGAAGCGGGCATTCCAGCCTTCTTCGCCCTGGAGGCCCAGGGGCGCGGCAAGGGGCTGATCAATTCCGCTCTGCTCAAGGGGGCGGAAAAAGGGTACGAAGAAGCTTCCGAACTGCTCGGAGAAAAGGGAAGATTGTATCCCAAGCGGGTTTTTTCGGTGATCGTTGCTGACGATCAGGTGGAAGACGTGGTGGAAACCATTATCGATGTGAACAAGACCGGCAAGCCCGGAGACGGGAAGATCTTTGTCTGTCCGGTATTCGACTCCGTTCGGGTCCGCACCGGAGAAAAAGGTAACAAATCAATCGATTAA